One genomic region from Conexibacter woesei DSM 14684 encodes:
- the rpsR gene encoding 30S ribosomal protein S18, giving the protein MAKQRRRPTRRRDKKGGTGSSRRKPCPYCKEKVDQVDWKDIGSLRKFVSERGKIRSRRITGACRRHQNQVSRAVKRARELALLPYVAEAAPERAGGRRDRGDRDREDR; this is encoded by the coding sequence GTGGCGAAGCAACGTAGGCGCCCCACGAGGCGGCGTGACAAGAAGGGCGGTACCGGGTCCAGCCGGCGCAAGCCGTGCCCGTACTGCAAGGAGAAGGTCGACCAGGTCGACTGGAAGGACATCGGCTCGCTGAGAAAGTTCGTGTCCGAGCGCGGCAAGATCCGCTCGCGGCGCATCACCGGCGCCTGCCGTCGTCACCAGAACCAGGTCTCCCGCGCCGTCAAGCGGGCGCGTGAGCTGGCGCTGCTGCCGTACGTCGCCGAGGCTGCGCCCGAGCGCGCCGGCGGCCGTCGCGACCGCGGCGATCGCGACCGCGAGGATCGCTGA
- the rpsF gene encoding 30S ribosomal protein S6 translates to MLLLRTSVEDERRAQIRADVEQTIADNGGQIELTQEWGVRNLAYEIDHVRDAEYHLLQFSGPAELVETLSYNLKIADGVLRHRIIKVTPGTPAPLDPPVGAIGAPPVETVEPAA, encoded by the coding sequence ATGCTCCTGCTCCGCACGTCCGTGGAGGACGAGCGTCGAGCGCAGATCCGTGCCGACGTGGAGCAGACGATCGCCGACAACGGCGGTCAGATCGAGCTGACGCAGGAGTGGGGCGTGCGCAACCTCGCGTACGAGATCGACCACGTCAGAGACGCCGAGTACCACCTGCTGCAGTTCAGCGGGCCGGCCGAGCTGGTGGAGACGCTCTCCTACAACCTGAAGATCGCCGACGGCGTCCTGCGCCATCGCATCATCAAGGTCACGCCGGGCACGCCCGCGCCGCTCGATCCCCCGGTCGGCGCCATCGGCGCTCCGCCGGTCGAGACGGTCGAACCCGCCGCTTGA
- the rplI gene encoding 50S ribosomal protein L9, whose amino-acid sequence MPQAILLQDVEQLGERGAVVDVSPGYLRNFLIPRKLAQPATKGALEVAEQRQAAAERAAREAKDRAQENAAMLGRTVLTIAQQAGDDGRLFGSVTSQDIADAIREARGIRVDKRKIQLEEPIRNIGTHMVVVEIEEGVHATVKTMVVEQK is encoded by the coding sequence ATGCCCCAGGCGATCCTCCTCCAGGACGTCGAGCAGCTCGGTGAGAGAGGCGCGGTCGTCGACGTCTCGCCGGGCTACCTGCGCAACTTCCTGATCCCGCGCAAGCTCGCCCAGCCGGCGACGAAGGGCGCCCTCGAGGTCGCCGAGCAGCGTCAGGCAGCTGCCGAGCGCGCCGCCAGAGAGGCGAAGGACCGCGCGCAGGAGAACGCTGCGATGCTCGGTCGCACGGTCCTCACGATCGCCCAGCAGGCCGGCGACGACGGTCGCCTGTTCGGCTCGGTCACCTCGCAGGACATCGCCGACGCGATCCGCGAGGCACGCGGCATCAGAGTCGACAAGCGCAAGATCCAGCTCGAAGAGCCCATTCGCAACATCGGCACCCACATGGTGGTCGTCGAGATCGAAGAGGGCGTGCACGCGACCGTCAAGACGATGGTCGTCGAGCAGAAGTAG
- a CDS encoding single-stranded DNA-binding protein has translation MAATNINRVVMTGNLTRDPELRSTPSGMSVCSLRIACNTRRKGAGGEWEDKPNFFDVTVWGAQGENCARYLAKGRPIALDGRLEWREYVTQEGQRRQAIDIIADSVQFLGGRDEAGTGNGFASPRPDVAGGSDVPIDSQDFRSAPAPSAPADDDIPF, from the coding sequence ATGGCCGCCACCAACATCAACCGTGTCGTGATGACCGGGAACCTCACTCGCGATCCCGAGCTGCGCTCGACGCCGAGCGGCATGTCCGTCTGCAGCCTGCGCATCGCGTGCAACACGCGCCGCAAGGGCGCGGGTGGCGAGTGGGAGGACAAGCCCAACTTCTTCGATGTCACGGTCTGGGGCGCACAGGGCGAGAACTGCGCCCGCTACCTGGCGAAGGGCCGTCCGATCGCACTCGACGGCCGGCTCGAATGGCGCGAGTACGTGACGCAAGAAGGGCAGAGACGGCAGGCAATCGATATCATCGCCGATTCCGTGCAGTTTCTCGGCGGCCGCGACGAAGCCGGTACCGGGAACGGATTCGCAAGCCCGCGCCCCGATGTGGCGGGCGGGAGCGATGTTCCGATCGACTCCCAGGACTTCCGTTCCGCGCCTGCGCCGTCCGCTCCCGCCGACGACGACATCCCGTTCTGA